The nucleotide window AGCGAGTTGGCGTCGAGGCAGACCAACAGAATGGATTCACCGTTGATGCTGATGTTTTTCAGGAAATTGATATCGGTAAAATGGTCCTTTATGCCATTGGTACTGCCAAGCAGGAAAATATTATTCTTCTTACAATTCTTCCGGTTTAAGGGGCGAAGGACGTCTACGTCGTCGATATACTGACGAAAATAATCTGTACTGCGCATATTCCGTTTGTCATGATTTCCCGGAATCGACACGATGTGCGGGCAGTTAATCGACTTTAAAAAATTCCCTGCCGCTTCAAATTCGCTTTCGAGAGCGTCCGTCGTATTGTCGCCGGTGTTGATGACAATATCAGCAGCATAGCTATTCAGTTTTTCCAGTAATAGCTCACTTTCTCCAAGCCAGTGACGGGGGCCAAAATGCATATCTGAGATGTGTAGTAGATTCATTTTGTGTTGAGTGTAACCCTTTGCCTAAGCAGGTGGATTGTGCCAGTACGCAGCATTCAGGCTTATGATCTGGGTTCAGTTACACAGATTCTCCACCAATAGGTACTGAGTATGTCAACATACTGTGACAAACAACAGCGATAAAAAGACCAGCACTAAAAAGAGTGCTAAAAAAGGGATGGCAGGTTTATGAAATGTTTCCTCAGCTGTTTTAGCCTGGATGAAAAAGGCAGGGGATCCATTTAATGACCGTACATTAGATGATTTAATCGACTGACCCATCATACCGCTGTCAGCCCGACCCAATAGAGAGTATAGTGTAGGTGTTAGTTTCCCCTGTATCGGGCCTACTGGCCAGCACGCCTTTATTCTCCTTATTTTTAGCTTGATTGTTCGAAGCGGTTTTTATCGACCTTTTCAGAGCTTGTTTCCTTAGCTTTCTTTAAGAGCTTTTTCAAAGCGCTTTTTTCGACCCTTTTCCACCTATTTGCCATTACGCGAGTAGAGAAGATTTATCGCACCGACTGTCAGTGCTTCTCATTACACATGGGAATAGCCCGATTTTTAGCATAACTCTGATTTTGAGCAGCTACTGCCCATGATTTTTCAGCGAGTGATGGTGCGTTGTTGATTTTTCCTTTTTTGTCAGGAGCACCATGACTACAACTACTGAAGACGTTCATACGTTACAACCCGCGATTCTTTCCTATGTGAAAGACCTGCCTAATCTCTGTTCGCTAGCCGGATTGGCCTGCACACTGTCAGCAATCTATTTCTGTATTATCGGCGTTTACGAAGCCGCTATGATCGGCATGATCTGGGCCGTTGCCTTCGACTGGGCCGATGGTCTGGTGGCGCGACGCATGAAGGGGCGCACCGGTAATGACCGGATTTTTGGCGGGCAACTCGATCTGGTGATCGACATTGTCAGCTATGGGGTCACGCCGGCGATTCTGTTACTGAGTTATGGGCGGTTCGATCCTGTCTTCCTGCCTGCGGCTTTCATTGTCATTGCTGCCAGCGCGATACGCCTGAGTTACTTTAGTACCTATGGCTTATCAGACCAGTCCAGATATACCGGCCTGGCCATGGATAACAACAATATTGCGCTGGTGTTTATCTTCCTCTTAGAGGGCGTTATTCCCCGGGAGATATTCGCTGTGCTTTTCTATGTCAGCGCCGTAGGGCTTGCTGTACTCAATGTTTCTCAAATTAAAACCCCAAAACTTTCTGGCAATCCCAGAAACGTTTTTTTACTTGCGTTTTATACGCTCGGAATCACCAGTATTTACAGTTGGAAGCTTCTATAACTGGTAACAGTACTGGCAATAATGTCGTTACCAACGGCACTTAAAATAATTTATTGAGGGGATAAACTGCCCATGATTGTATATACCGTAGGTACGTTTGATTTATTGCATGTAGGCCACGTTGCGTTACTCGAATACTGTAAGTCATTAGGGGCTGTGCTGGCCGTTGGCGTTGCTTCAGATGAAGTTGTCCGCTCTTACAAGCCCAATGTTCCTGTTATTCCGCTGGAACAACGGATGGAGATGCTGAGGGCGTTGCGCTGTGTTGATATTGTGTTGCCTTACTATGAACTGGAATATGTCTCTGGCTGCAAAGAGGTAGGTGCTGATATTTTCGTGATTGGTGAAGACTGGGGAAGCCAGCCTCACAATGTCGCGGTAGAAGCGTATCTGGAATCGGAAGGCAAGCAGATCAGGCAAGTGGCCTACAACCCGCGTACATCCTCATCGACGATAAAGCAAAATGTGATGACCCAGCCCTACAAATCAAACGGTTCAAATGTGGTGTTTGCGTCCTGATATCGTCCGCAGAGAAAAACAGAGGGGAGTAAAATCCCCGGATTTTATTTTCCCGATCTGAAGTGTTGGTTGTTTCGCTGTAATACACGGTCTAATCCGCTGAGCTCATTTTGATGAGCTTTTTCTGAGAGCTTACTAGATGAGTGTTCTAAATGAACTTTTCTGCAGAGCGTCCCTGCATATTCCCTTTCTGCTTTAAATTCACGCTTAATTACACCACAACACTGGCGCCAGCCGGTCATTTGGTCAAGAATACGCATAATTCCGATAGTTACCCGGCTCTGGTGCCACCTGATAAGCCATTTCAGCTCCACTTTTTTGGAATTACAGGGATTACGAATTACAGGGGGCAAAGCCCTTTAATCTCAGAAACCTTTCATCTCGAGCAAGGTATGCATGCCCGCTCAGGAGCGTGGGAACGAGCCAGGCCCGGCCTTTCGCCGTTTAGCGTGGCCGATATTCTGAAAAAGCTAATGCAGAGATGTGTTGGCTTTTTTCGTTAACAGACAACGGTTATCAGGTGACTGATTCAGAGTATAAACGTGTATGGCCAGACAGCTGATTTTTGATATCACCCATTGCTCGCGCGTATTGCCCATAAAAGATCTTGACGCGTGCGCGTTATCATCGGATAGTTGACCACAGTTCTCATAAAATCAACGTGTTATACATATCTATCACGGGATAGTGCGCAGAGTGATTTGGGGATAACGCGCAAGCGCATTTACACGGAGCCAAATGAAAGGGAGTTTTCAAAAAGTGTATTTTATTCAATTAGTTAATCGTTTTTTACACGTATTTCACTTCCGTGCATATGAGCACGCGCACAATTAAGCTGTTAAGCATCCTCTGTATCGAAAAATGGATTTTCAATGAAAGATTTAGATGACCACAAAAAAATTGCTGTATTGATTGATGCAGACAATGCCCAGTATTCAAAGGTTAAAGCTATCCTTGATGAAATTTCAGCTCATGGGCACATTGTTATTAAGCGTGCTTATGGTGATTGGTCTAGCGAATACTTAAAGAACTGGAAACAAAGCTTGAATGAACTAGCTATTCAGCCAATCCAGCAATTTGCTTATACAACGGGGAAAAACTCAACTGATGCATCAATGATCATAGATGCTATGGATTTGCTTTATTCTAATAAGTTCGATGCTTTTGCACTTGTTTCAAGTGACAGTGATTTTACCAAGCTAGCCGCGAGGCTGCGTGAATCTGAGATATTTGTCTTTGGCGTGGGTCAAAAGAAAACCCCCATATCCTTTCGTAATGCTTGCGATGATTTTATTTTTACTGAGAACTTGGAGTTAGAAGAGCCTACGCCAACAGCTGTTCGTGCTCCCAAGCAAGCGAGCAAAGATGAAGATGTGTCGAGTGATGCAAAAGAGCTAGTTTCGGTTTTACGTAAGGCTTGGGAGCAATATCAGGATGATGAGGGCTGGGCTAACGTTGCCGCCGCAGGTAGTTTCGTTAAGAGATCTAAGCCAGATTTTGATCCTCGGTCATATGGGGTAACAAAATTGCCAGAAATCATAGCTAGCCTTAGCAATGAATTTGAAATGACAAAATTCAAGGGCAAAGGTGTTGTAAATATCGTTGCGTATAGGCCGACAAAAAATGCTTAATAAGTGCAGGCAGAGGGAACGCTTCACTCGTATCTCGTTGCGCGTCACCTGCTGCAAGCGTTATACGGTGAATTTAGTCACATGAATGCCCAAGATTCGAATTATAATACAAAGCGTGGGAACCATGCCTAGAAAATGGAAATTTTGTAAGTGTTAGATATCGACTTAAATGCTCTCGAATTAGCTAAACCAAAGAGTGAAAATGATTCAGCGTCTTTTCGTCAAGTTTCTTATGGAAAATTAATAACTCCTAGGCAGCACTTATTTCTTTTCTCTGCCGAAGAGTGGGAGTATTTTCTAGAGGAATGGGGAACATTTCAGAAATCAAAGTATCACCTTGTAACACGTTTAGGTGGAGCAAATGATTTTGGAGTAGATGTTGCCTGTTTTTACACTGATAATGGGTTTTCTGGAAGCTGGGAAAATTATCAATGCAAATACTATAAAGGTGACCCTTTGGCACCAGGAACTGCAATTCCTGAGATCGGTAAGTTATTGTGGCATGTATATAATGGGAATTTGACGAAACCAATAAAATATTACTTTTTTTCCCCAAAGGACTGTGGCCCATCACTTAAAAAGCTATTATTGAATTCAGATAAATTGAAGGATAAGCTTTTAGAAGAGTGGGATGGCTGGTGTTCGAAGAGTATAACTGCAACCAAAGAAATTTCACTTGAGGGAGATTTTAAGAAATTCGTCTTGTGCTTTGACTTTAGTATTTTTAAATATAAACCAGTAAATGAAGTTGTCGAGGAATATAGAGAAACTCCATATTACTCAATAAGGTTTGGTGGTGGGTTAAAAGAGCGTCCAGCGCCTTTAAAGCCTCCTGAGGTTTTTCAAAATAATGAAGCTCGCTATATAGAACAATTACATAATGCTTATGCTGATAGTAAAGGTATTAAACAACAAGACTTCCAGATTGATTGTTTCCCCGATCTTACAAAACATTTTGTTAGACAAAGAGAATCGTTCTACTTTGCTGAATCATTGAGAACCTTTGCACGAGATTCTGTCCCGCTAGGCACATTTGAAGAGCTTCAAAATGACATGTTTGATGGAGTTATAGATACAGCAGAAGACGATTATGAAAATGGTCTAATTAAACTTAAGGCTGTTTTAAGCGTGTCAAAGTCGGTGCCTCTTGATTCAAATGGGTTATTTGAAACTATCAGAGTGAAAGATAGATATGGTATATGTCACCAATTGGCTAATGACGACAAATTAAAATGGTTAGAAGATGATGAGTGAAACTCTACATTCAGATTTCATATTCAACAGTGCTCTAGAAACTGGAGTGCGATCTATATGTATATTAGTTGTTGATCTGTCTAATAAATTCGATATACAGCAACTGTTAGCTTTAGATCATATTGTTGTTCATACCGGAGATATTGAAAATGCTCCACCAAGCCTACATCCGAATATTTTACAAAGAAGTGGTGAGCTTCTGGTGAGGAGACCGTTAGTTGAAAATGGTCTTGTTCTTATGGAAAGCAAAAGGCTTGTACAGAAAGTGATAACACCTGATGGCTTCTATTACTGTGCAACAGAGCTTGCTAGTGTCTTTATCGAAAGCTTAACAAATGAATATATAAAAGAACTTAGTCAAAGAGCACAGTGGGCTGTCACGATGTATAACGATTACGGTGATAGCTTGTTCTCAGAAATCTTCAATTCCGCATTTGATCGTTGGAAAAATGAATTCCAAATCGCAGAGATGTCAATTGCAAAAAATAGCTGAGTATTATTGAGATGGAAATTAGGTTTATTGTTTTTGTTGGCCCCGTAAAAGAATCGGCAGAAATAGAATTCAGAAGTGGTTTGAATTTAGTATATGGCCCTTCAAATACAGGTAAGTCATCCGTTTTGGATGGGATTGATTTTATGCTGGGTACAGAAAAGCCCCTGAAAGAGCTCCCTGAACATGAAGGTTATGATCAAGTAATCCTAGGTGTGGAATTTCCTAAATCAGAGTACTTCACTTTTGTAAGAAGTATAGAGGGTGGTGATTATGAGTGTTTCGAAGGATTACATAAAAGAAAACCACTAGATATCGATCCTGTCATTCTAAGGCCTAAAAGTGAAACTAAAACGATCAAAAGTATATCTTCTTTCATACTCGAGAAAGTTAATTTATCTAACAAAAAACTTAAAAAAAATGCGCAGAATGGACTGGTTAGTTTAACTCTAAGGAATTCTCTAGATCTTGCTGTTGTTAATGAAGCCAATATTCAAAAAGAATCCTCGCCATATATTAGTACACAATTCACAAAAATAACTGAGCATAAGTCTAGGTTAAAATTTATTCTTACGGGGGTGGATGATAGCTCACTGTTGCCAGCAGAAGTTGAAAAAAAAGCTCTATCTAGAGAAGCAAAAATAGAGGTATTAAAGGAACTAATAGAAGAACAGGGCAGGTCGTTAGGGGATATATCTACATTAGAAAATTCATTGACGGAGCTTAGACAGCAAGATAAGAGGTTGTCACAGACTATATTGGAAGAACGTTTTACCCTTGATGCCAATGAAGAAAACTACAATAGTTTAGTGAGTAACCGGGCTGCTTTTAGAGATGAATTAGAACTCAAGAGCAACAGGATTAATGAAGTAGTAGAAATGTTATCTCGGTTCAAACTGCTGCAAAAGCAGTATGCTTCAGATATAGCTAGATTGGAAAGTATCTCTGAAACAGGAACTTTGCTAGAAGCATTGCCTTATGAAAAATGCCCTACGTGTGGAAGGCTTGTTTCTGAAGATAAAACTCATCAATATTGCGATAAAGATATTAAAGATGTTGTTGCAGCTGCGGCATCAGAAAAGTCAAAGATTGAAGGGCTTAATGGTGAGCTTAAATTTACAGTGAACAATCTTAGTTCAGAGTTGGAATCAATTAATGAACAATTGCCGGGTATAGAGGAAAAAATATCTTCTGTTGCTAAAGAATTAGCTATTGTGAACCCTGAATTAGTCGAACAGCGTACAAATTACACAGAATTCTATAATTTAAAATTCGAACTTGATGATTCAATAAAGCAGCATGAGCAACTAATTCTCTTAACTAGAAAGAAAGAAGAGTTAGAAAATTCAGCTCCGAAAAAAGAATCTAAAGGAAAGGAGGAAAGCGAAAGGACGTTGCCAACAAGCGCTTTGTTTAAGCTTTCGAAAGAAGTAAGGAGCTTTCTACAAGAGTGGGGGTTGCCTAATTCTAATGATGTTCACTTTGATAAGGAGACAGGTGATTTTGTTATTAATGGGAAGCATAGAATTAGTAATGGCAAAGGACACCGTGCTATTACGCATGCTGCAGCCACTCTCGGACTGATGAAGTACACAGAAGAGAATGAGCTTCCTCATTTAGGTTTTTCCATACTTGATTCGCCATTACTTGCCTATGAGGAGCCAGATAATGAGGCAGATGACCTTAGTGATACGGATGTAAATATTAAGTTTTTTGATAGCTTGGCAGACTGGAAATCTAAACAGATTATTGTTTTTGAAAATAAAAAGTCTATACCGAATAAGTACAGTTCAGGAAGGCAAGTTACTCAGTTTACTAAGAAAAACTCAGGACGCTATGGTTTTTTCCCAACAAAACCCATGAATTAAATTAAATATTGTAAATAGTGTAGGAAGCGTATAACAAGGCCAGAGTTACAACTGAAATAATCAATGGTATAGCTAACGCGGTTGGTTCGGCGCTTTCGGTGGTGCCGTGCTAGCAGCATCTAATAAGTCAAAGTACACCAAGGTGCTGCATAGTTATCTGTGTATGGCACCGATGTCAGAGCTGGGTAAATCTGATACCAGACGTTCTGCGATGAGCAATCAAGGCGGATCGGTTTTATTATGTGGTCCTCTTCCTGCAGGGAAATGCGCATTATGATAGAAACCTATATTTTACTGTTCAGAGGGATCAACGTGGGTGGGCGAAATATCCTGCCGATGCGGGATCTTAGTTTGCTGTTGCAGGAGAACGGCTTCGATGAGGTTAAAACCTATATTCAGAGTGGCAATGTCGTTTTAAAGGGAATAGCGAAGCCTGACGCCAGTTTAATCGCTGAGATTGAATCGAGGTTTGGCTTCCGGCCTGAAATTATCGTGTTGGATGCGGATGAGTTTGCAGCGGCTGTGAAGCATAACCCCTATGGTCTGGCTGATGGTAAATCAGTTCATTTTTATTTTTCAGCGCTGGAGCCTCAGCCTGATATGGACAAACTTGTGGCGCTGGCATCTGAGCATGAGCGTTTTGAGCTAAAGGGTAAGGTGTTCTATCTACACGCTCCGAATGGGATCGGCCGGTCAAAACTGGTCGCTGGTCTGGAAAAATGCTTAGGCGTGTCAGCCACTGGAAGGAACCTCAACACCCTCAACAAACTCAGGCAGATGGTGGAAAAGGGGTAAATCCGTTTCAGCCTTAATATTCCCCTTTATTTTCGCTCTTAATTTAACCTTTAATTTCACTACAGGACTGGCGCCAGCCGGTCATTTGGTCAAGAATACGCATAATTCAGATGATTACCCGGTTCAGATTTCATCTGATAAGCCATTTCAGCCCCCATTTTTGAGACATGAATCTATGTTGAGTGACACATCAACCCGTTTAAATAAATATATCAGTGACAGTGGTATCTGTTCCCGCAGGGACGCAGATCGTTTTATTGAGCAGGGTAATGTGTTTATCAATGGTAAGCGCGCCGCTATCGGTGACCGGGTTTTCCCGGGGGATCTGGTGAAGGTGAACGGGCAGGCGATTGATCCTGAAGAAGCGGAAGATCTTGTTTTTATTGCGTTGAATAAACCGGTGGGCGTTGTCAGTACCACGGAGGGAAGTGAGCGCAACAATATCGTCGATTTTGTCAATCACAGCACCCGGATCTTTCCCATCGGCCGATTGGATAAAGATTCTCAGGGGCTTATTTTTCTGACCAATAATGGCGATCTGGTGAATAAGATTCTGCGTGCCGGAAATAAGCATGAGAAAGAGTATCTGGTAACGGTGAACAAGCCGATCACCGATGAGTTTATTACCGGAATGAGTGCCGGGGTGCCGATGCTTGGTAAGGTCACCAAAAAATGCAAGATCACTAAAGAGGCCCCCAAGGTGTTTCGTATCACCCTGATCCAGGGCCTGAATCGTCAGATTCGCCGCATGTGTGAACACTTCCATTACGAAGTCACAAAGCTGGAACGGGTGCGCATTATGAATGTCGATCTCAAAGGTTTGCCGGTGGGCGAATGGCGGGATCTGACCGAGCCTGAATTGAAGCTGATTTTAAAAGCCGCAGCGGCCTCATCATCGGAAGCGCCAACCGGGCAGAAAAAAAAGCCATCGGGTCAGAATAAGAAAAAAGCCGCGCCGCGCAATCAACAGAAAACCAGATCGGGAGGCGGTTCTGGTTATTCACCCAAATCCGGTGAAAGCCCGCGGAGTAAGTCCGGGCGTTCTGCCAGAAAGCCCCGGCGGCGTTAAGTTTTCAGCTCAACATACAGCGCTATAGCTTTTACCCGAATAAGCTTTTTATCCGAGTGAGCTACTTACCTGAATAAATCGGTTAAGCTGCTCACTCGCCTAAACCGGTTTGTCGCTGGCGCTGAACACGCCTGATATTGATCAGCTGTTTTCTACCCTGAAGCCAACCTTGAGGGTCACCTGAAAGTGGCCGACTTCTCCATTCACAACGTGCCCGCGGGTTTCGATAACTTCAAACCAGTCGATATGTTTGATCGTTTTGCTGCATTGAGCCAGTGCATTACGGATCGCATCGTCTGTGCCTTTGGCGGATGAACCAACAACCTCTATCTTCCTGTATGTATGGTGATCAGACATCTTTATCTCCTGCCCTTAATAGACTGTTCCAGCTTCAGAATTAAGCGTAGTCGAAAAATGGCGACAGGGATGATGTCTGTCGTGAAAAGGTGGCTCGCTGCTTTAAGTTATGCACCCTTCTGAGCGTAGTGAAGGATGTTGTGGAATATTGTCGGAGCCTGGCTGCAATTTCTGTAGCCATGGGGCGTATCGCCGGAAAAACGCACAGATGCGCCTTTACTCAGTTGAATCCATTCTCCGTCGACGAGTAGTTCCAGCTCACCGCTCAGCACCACGACGTGCTCTGTTACGCCCTGAATGTGAGGTTCAGAGAGTCGTTCATAGCCCGGCTGCAGGGTTAACTCAAACATCTCAAATCCAAACCGTTCCTCATAGGGAAAGATGGGCACAATCGGGGCACCATCGCTGGCCAGGGACGTGGGTTGTGCTGACGGAGGGCGAATACGGGTGTTGCTGCTTTCCGCTGCTGGTGGCTCAAGTAAACTGGAAAGTGATTGATGAAACCCTGTCGATATCTTCCACATAGTGGCGATTGTCGGGCTGGATTCGCCCCGCTCAATCTGGCCTAACATCGCCTTACTGACGCCGGTTTCACTGGCGGCCTTGTCGAGGCTCCAGCCTTTTTCCTGTCTGAGCTTTTTTAAGGTCGTGGCGAGGTAAAGATTTATTTCCTGCATCGCGGCTTCCGGTTGAGGGATGAGACTTAATTTTTAATTGTACGCTATAACGCACAATGATACTCTTTCCAAAATTGGACGTTATAACGCACAAGCTGTTCGCAGAGTGTATGGGGTTGTCAGCATGGGATCAACAAGGAATCGGCAAGGTGTCGCAGGATTGTTCAGTCTGTCTCACCTTTCAGCGGGGTTTGTGGCGGTACTGGTAGGCTATACCAGTTCTGCGGTGATTATTTTTCAGGCGGCCGCTGCGGCGGGTGCTTCGACGGAACAAATCAGTTCCTGGTTATGGGCTCTGGGTATCGGTATGGGGCTGACCAGTGCCGGGTTATCCCTCTATTTTCGTACACCGGTACTGACCGCCTGGTCCACTCCGGGGGCTGCACTGCTGGTGACGGCGCTGTCCGGTGTACCGATCAATGAGGCGATAGGTATCTTTATTTTCAGTTCCGGTCTGATCTTGTTGTGTGGTATCACCGGCTGGTTCGAAAAGATAATGCATCATGTGCCGATGTCGTTAGCGGGGGCGATGCTGGCGGGGGTTCTGCTGCAGTTTGGCATCGATCTGTTTAAGGTGATGGAATCCAATCTGCTGCTGGTAGGACTGATGCTGGCGACCTTTATCGTGATTAAGCTTGCTGTGCCGCGCTATACCATTCCTATTGTATTGCTGACCGGCACTGTCACCGCATTGTTTCAGGGGCAACTCAATATCGAGGTGCTGAACTGGCAGTTATCGACCCCGCTCTGGGTGACGCCGGCCTTTAATCTGCAAACCATTATCGGGGTGGGGGTGCCGCTGTTTATTATCACCATGGCTTCGCAAAATGTGCCCGGTGTCGCAGTGTTGCGGGCCAATGGTTACGACACACCGGTTTCGCCGCTCCTCACCTGGACCGGTTTTACCGGGGTAGTGCTGGCACCCTTCGGTGGCTTCTCATATAACCTGGCGGCGATTACTGCGGCAATCTGTATGGGCAACGAAGCGGGACATGACCGCTCCAGGCGTTATATGGCATCGGTCTGGGCTGGGGGATTCTATCTCTTGACCGGCTTGTTTGGTTCGACGATCGCTTCTCTGTTTGCCGCGTTTCCCACGGCGCTGGTGATGGCGATAGCGGGACTGGCGCTGCTGAGTACCATTGGTAACAGTCTCTCTGCTGCACTGGCCGATCCCGGTGAGAGAGAGGCGGCGTTGTTAACCTTTCTGGTGACCGCATCGGGCCTCAATCTGCTGGGCATCAGCAGTGCGTTCTGGGGACTGTGTATCGGTTTAATCGCCTGTTATCTGCAGAAGAGCGTAGATCGATCATAGGTTGCGAGCGCAGGATAAATCCATCGACTGTGGGAAAATCACTATGAAGAGGCCGGGTTGGGGAGGGTTTTAGCTATATTTGGGCTTCTGCCGTTTAAATCAGTGAGTCAGGATAAATAAGGGGGCTTGATTGTAGGTTCTCTGAGACATAACCCCTTTAGTGAAATATCGCCCGGAGAGAACTGAAAAATGATATAATCGATTGTCACTACTCAAAAGGAGTTCTTTTATGGCAGTTAAATCTAAAAAAGCAGCGGCAAGTCAGACTCACGATTCAATTGCAGAACAGACAGCCGCATTTCTTAAGGCCGGCGGTGAGATCCAGAAAATAGAAAAAGGTGTTTCCGGACGAGAAAATAATGGCGGCCCACGTCATATCGTATTAGGAAAGCCCCAGGACAAGTAATATCGTCAGCAGATAAACTAAGCCGCGCTCAGTTATGCAGAGCGCAGTTACCCTTTATCCCCTTACAGAACCCGTTTTATCTCTCTTTCAGCGGTAATGCCGTTTGTTGGCGCTGACATCATTTGCCGGTAATAAGGTGAGTGTCTTTACCAGATAGATTCATATCACTACAGGATTGGATATTGTATTAATGGCGACCCGAGCGTTTACACTGCAGCGAATATGTAACTTTGCCGGAAAGGAATTTGATCCTGACTCTGATGAGCAGGTCAATGAGGTTTTGCGTAATAAGTTTAATATATCGCTTCCCCAGCGCCGCACGATGAACG belongs to Amphritea atlantica and includes:
- a CDS encoding threonine transporter, whose product is MMSETLHSDFIFNSALETGVRSICILVVDLSNKFDIQQLLALDHIVVHTGDIENAPPSLHPNILQRSGELLVRRPLVENGLVLMESKRLVQKVITPDGFYYCATELASVFIESLTNEYIKELSQRAQWAVTMYNDYGDSLFSEIFNSAFDRWKNEFQIAEMSIAKNS
- a CDS encoding NYN domain-containing protein gives rise to the protein MKDLDDHKKIAVLIDADNAQYSKVKAILDEISAHGHIVIKRAYGDWSSEYLKNWKQSLNELAIQPIQQFAYTTGKNSTDASMIIDAMDLLYSNKFDAFALVSSDSDFTKLAARLRESEIFVFGVGQKKTPISFRNACDDFIFTENLELEEPTPTAVRAPKQASKDEDVSSDAKELVSVLRKAWEQYQDDEGWANVAAAGSFVKRSKPDFDPRSYGVTKLPEIIASLSNEFEMTKFKGKGVVNIVAYRPTKNA
- a CDS encoding benzoate/H(+) symporter BenE family transporter, producing the protein MGSTRNRQGVAGLFSLSHLSAGFVAVLVGYTSSAVIIFQAAAAAGASTEQISSWLWALGIGMGLTSAGLSLYFRTPVLTAWSTPGAALLVTALSGVPINEAIGIFIFSSGLILLCGITGWFEKIMHHVPMSLAGAMLAGVLLQFGIDLFKVMESNLLLVGLMLATFIVIKLAVPRYTIPIVLLTGTVTALFQGQLNIEVLNWQLSTPLWVTPAFNLQTIIGVGVPLFIITMASQNVPGVAVLRANGYDTPVSPLLTWTGFTGVVLAPFGGFSYNLAAITAAICMGNEAGHDRSRRYMASVWAGGFYLLTGLFGSTIASLFAAFPTALVMAIAGLALLSTIGNSLSAALADPGEREAALLTFLVTASGLNLLGISSAFWGLCIGLIACYLQKSVDRS
- a CDS encoding dodecin domain-containing protein yields the protein MSDHHTYRKIEVVGSSAKGTDDAIRNALAQCSKTIKHIDWFEVIETRGHVVNGEVGHFQVTLKVGFRVENS
- a CDS encoding helix-turn-helix transcriptional regulator produces the protein MQEINLYLATTLKKLRQEKGWSLDKAASETGVSKAMLGQIERGESSPTIATMWKISTGFHQSLSSLLEPPAAESSNTRIRPPSAQPTSLASDGAPIVPIFPYEERFGFEMFELTLQPGYERLSEPHIQGVTEHVVVLSGELELLVDGEWIQLSKGASVRFSGDTPHGYRNCSQAPTIFHNILHYAQKGA
- the rluF gene encoding 23S rRNA pseudouridine(2604) synthase RluF, with amino-acid sequence MLSDTSTRLNKYISDSGICSRRDADRFIEQGNVFINGKRAAIGDRVFPGDLVKVNGQAIDPEEAEDLVFIALNKPVGVVSTTEGSERNNIVDFVNHSTRIFPIGRLDKDSQGLIFLTNNGDLVNKILRAGNKHEKEYLVTVNKPITDEFITGMSAGVPMLGKVTKKCKITKEAPKVFRITLIQGLNRQIRRMCEHFHYEVTKLERVRIMNVDLKGLPVGEWRDLTEPELKLILKAAAASSSEAPTGQKKKPSGQNKKKAAPRNQQKTRSGGGSGYSPKSGESPRSKSGRSARKPRRR
- a CDS encoding metallophosphoesterase; this translates as MNLLHISDMHFGPRHWLGESELLLEKLNSYAADIVINTGDNTTDALESEFEAAGNFLKSINCPHIVSIPGNHDKRNMRSTDYFRQYIDDVDVLRPLNRKNCKKNNIFLLGSTNGIKDHFTDINFLKNISINGESILLVCLDANSLYDDNGFVDEEMLRTLSDAISKASYDRILLLNHYSILDTDSDPLFNSRIVVEFMRQHKIEHVFCGHTHQLSIMRSTDLYHRHTFTQYKNGSLSSSNTPNDTNMFLYYENFGTDAMVIHVVRGTVKNRSLTFKEEIIPSFPVVEN
- a CDS encoding adenylyltransferase/cytidyltransferase family protein codes for the protein MIVYTVGTFDLLHVGHVALLEYCKSLGAVLAVGVASDEVVRSYKPNVPVIPLEQRMEMLRALRCVDIVLPYYELEYVSGCKEVGADIFVIGEDWGSQPHNVAVEAYLESEGKQIRQVAYNPRTSSSTIKQNVMTQPYKSNGSNVVFAS
- a CDS encoding CDP-alcohol phosphatidyltransferase family protein; the encoded protein is MTTTTEDVHTLQPAILSYVKDLPNLCSLAGLACTLSAIYFCIIGVYEAAMIGMIWAVAFDWADGLVARRMKGRTGNDRIFGGQLDLVIDIVSYGVTPAILLLSYGRFDPVFLPAAFIVIAASAIRLSYFSTYGLSDQSRYTGLAMDNNNIALVFIFLLEGVIPREIFAVLFYVSAVGLAVLNVSQIKTPKLSGNPRNVFLLAFYTLGITSIYSWKLL
- a CDS encoding DUF1697 domain-containing protein, with protein sequence MIETYILLFRGINVGGRNILPMRDLSLLLQENGFDEVKTYIQSGNVVLKGIAKPDASLIAEIESRFGFRPEIIVLDADEFAAAVKHNPYGLADGKSVHFYFSALEPQPDMDKLVALASEHERFELKGKVFYLHAPNGIGRSKLVAGLEKCLGVSATGRNLNTLNKLRQMVEKG